A section of the Primulina eburnea isolate SZY01 chromosome 1, ASM2296580v1, whole genome shotgun sequence genome encodes:
- the LOC140836392 gene encoding sodium-dependent phosphate transport protein 1, chloroplastic-like → MNARSVLISFYSAPVYHQISPPRRRSEPDNRPQLRSCSCDRANLIHFFSGSARIGFIRRSLSGTGRVRADVKSETRGVAESPPPLSEPVKIGLDYYHDDDGDVSTVPWWEQFPRRWVIVILCFTAFLICNMDRVNMSIAILPMATEFHWNSTTVGLIQSSFFWGYLLTQIAGGVWADTVGGKFVLGFGVVWWSIATMLTPIAAKFGLPFLLVVRAFMGVGEGVAMPAMNNILSKWVPVSERSRSLALVYSGMYLGSVTGLSFSPMLIHKFGWPSVFFSFGSLGAVWFTWWLSQAYSSPLEDPQLSPNEKKLILGNSKVIEPVKSIPWKLILTKKPVWALIVSHFCHNWGTFILLTWMPTYYHQVLKFNLTESGLFCVFPWLTMACSANFGGWIADTLVSKGASVTNVRKIMQSIGFLGPAFFLSQLSHADSPTMAVLCMTCCQGTDAFSQSGLYSNHQDIAPRYSGVLLGLSNTAGVLAGVFGTAATGYILQHGSWDDVFNVSVGLYLVGTVVWNLFSTGEKILD, encoded by the exons ATGAACGCGAGATCGGTGCTCATTTCCTTCTACTCTGCTCCTGTTTATCATCAGATTTCACCGCCTAGAAGAAGGTCTGAGCCTGATAATCGTCCACAATTACGGTCATGTTCCTGTGATAGAGCCAATCTTATTCATTTTTTCTCGGGAAGTGCGAGGATTGGCTTTATTAGAAGAAGTTTAAGTGGTACTGGAAGAGTGCGGGCGGATGTGAAGTCGGAGACACGTGGTGTTGCGGAATCTCCGCCGCCGCTTTCGGAGCCTGTGAAGATTGGTTTGGATTATTATCATGATGATGATGGAGACGTCAGTACGGTTCCGTGGTGGGAACAGTTTCCAAGGCGTTGGGTGATAGTGATtctatgttttactgcttttcTAATCTGCAATATGGATAGG GTGAACATGAGCATTGCAATACTTCCAATGGCTACAGAGTTCCATTGGAATTCAACTACTGTTGGTTTAATTCAATCTTCGTTTTTTTGGGGCTACCTTCTCACTCAG ATTGCAGGAGGTGTATGGGCAGACACTGTTGGTGGGAAGTTCGTTTTAGGATTTGGTGTAGTTTGGTGGTCAATAGCAACAATGCTCACACCTATTGCGGCAAAGTTTGGTTTGCCTTTCTTACTCGTGGTTCGTGCTTTCATGGGTGTTGGTGAG GGTGTTGCGATGCCTGCTATGAATAATATTCTGTCAAAATGGGTACCTGTATCAGAGAGGAGTAGATCGTTGGCATTGGTTTACAGTGGGATGTATCTTGGGTCTGTAACTGGCCTATCATTTTCGCCGATGTTGATCCATAAATTTGGCTGGCCATCCGTCTTCTTTTCATTTGGTTCTCTGGGTGCAGTTTGGTTCACTTGGTGGCTCAGCCAG GCATACAGCTCACCACTTGAGGACCCCCAGTTATCGCCTAACGAAAAGAAGCTAATTCTTGGCAACAGTAAAGTGATTGAACCTGTAAAGTCTATACCATGGAAATTGATATTGACAAAAAAACCAGTATGGGCTCTGATAGTGTCTCATTTTTGTCACAACTGGGGAACTTTCATCCTTCTTACATGGATGCCAACCTATTATCACCag GTGTTGAAGTTCAATCTCACTGAATCAGGTCTTTTTTGTGTCTTTCCATGGCTTACTATGGCCTGTTCTGCAAATTTTGGTGGTTGGATTGCAGATACTCTTGTGAGTAAAGGTGCATCTGTGACCAATGTTAGAAAG ATAATGCAATCAATTGGATTTCTTGGTCCAGCTTTCTTCCTATCTCAATTGAGCCATGCGGATTCTCCTACAATGGCTGTTCTGTGTATGACATGCTGCCAG GGAACCGATGCCTTTTCACAGTCAGGGTTGTATTCAAACCATCAAGATATTGCTCCTCGATATTCA GGGGTATTGCTTGGTCTATCTAACACTGCTGGAGTTCTTGCTGGTGTTTTTGGTACTGCTGCGACTGGTTATATCTTGCAACACG GTTCTTGGGACGATGTCTTCAACGTTTCTGTTGGACTTTATTTAGTTGGCACCGTGGTATGGAATCTTTTTTCGACTGGTGAAAAGATATTGGATTGA
- the LOC140836379 gene encoding chloroplast stem-loop binding protein of 41 kDa b, chloroplastic isoform X1, producing MATFTLLKPCFHVNSTQIAKPDLYSFSKSLGQCSSSRFENVRHQYKKKQLQSNGALCVTASSAKKILIMGGTRFIGIFLSRLLVKEGHQVTLFTRGKAPIASQLPGESDADFNDFASKILHLKGDRMNFEFVKSRLSAEGFDVVYDINGREANEVEPILDALPNLEQYIYCSSAGVYLKTDYLPHFETDAVDPKSRHKGKLETESLLKSWGVNWTSIRPVYIYGPLNYNPVEEWFFHRLKAGRPIPIPNSGLQVTQLGHVKDLAVAFLRVLGNDKANKEVFNISGEKYVTFDGLARACAKAGGFPEPEIIHYNPKEFDFGKKKAFPFRDQHFFASVEKAKSLLGIVPEFNLVEGLTDSYNLDFGRGTFRKAADFATDDIILGKSLSLIA from the exons ATGGCCACGTTCACACTTCTCAAACCCTGCTTCCATGTTAATTCTACGCAAATAGCCAAGCCAGATTTATACTCATTTTCAAAATCT CTGGGGCAATGCTCAAGTTCAAGGTTTGAGAATGTCAGGCATCAG TATAAGAAGAAACAATTGCAGTCGAATGGAGCATTGTGTGTTACTGCATCAAGTGCCAAGAAAATTCTTATAATGGGAGGCACCAGATTCATTGGTATCTTTTTGTCCAGACTCCTTGTCAAAGAGGGCCATCAG GTTACTCTATTCACCAGAGGGAAAGCACCCATTGCCTCGCAGTTGCCGGGTGAATCAGATGCAGATTTTAACGATTTTGCATCCAAG ATCTTGCACTTGAAGGGAGACAGGATGAACTTTGAATTCGTAAAGAGCAGACTTTCGGCGGAAGGATTTGATGTTGTATATGATATCAATG GTCGTGAAGCAAATGAAGTGGAGCCAATTTTAGACGCTTTACCAAACCTTGAACA GTACATTTACTGCTCTTCAGCCGGAGTGTACCTGAAAACCGATTATCTTCCACATTTTGAG ACTGATGCAGTTGATCCAAAGAGCAGACACAAGGGCAAGCTAGAGACGGAGAGCTTATTAAAATCGTGGGGCGTAAATTGGACTTCTATCAGGCCGGTCTACATATACGGACCATTGAACTATAATCCAGTTGAAGAGTGGTTCTTCCACCGATTGAAAGCTGGTAGACCAATACCGATTCCCAATTCAGGATTGCAGGTCACACAACTTGGCCATGTGAAG GATCTTGCTGTTGCTTTTCTTCGAGTTCTTGGCAATGACAAAGCAAACAAAGAGGTTTTCAACATTTCCGGAGAAAAATACGTTACTTTTGATGGATTAGCGAGAGCATGTGCCAAG GCTGGTGGATTCCCAGAACCTGAGATTATTCACTACAACCCCAAGGAGTTCGATTTTGGTAAAAAGAAAGCTTTTCCATTCCGCGACCAG CATTTCTTCGCTTCGGTTGAAAAGGCGAAGAGCTTGCTGGGAATTGTGCCGGAATTCAATCTAGTGGAAGGTCTTACAGATTCCTACAACCTGGATTTTGGTAGGGGGACATTCAGGAAAGCAGCAGATTTCGCAACAGATGATATTATCCTAGGGAAGAGCCTTAGCCTTATTGCTTAG
- the LOC140836399 gene encoding LOW QUALITY PROTEIN: cytochrome P450 86A1-like (The sequence of the model RefSeq protein was modified relative to this genomic sequence to represent the inferred CDS: inserted 2 bases in 1 codon) encodes MDILLLFFCLATVVSAYCLWFWPLARKLTGPKAWPLVGSLPHLFVNRSRIHDWIAGNLLSTGSAATYQTCTIAIPFLARKQGFYTVTCHPKNIEHILRTRFCNYPKGPTWQTAFHDLLGQGIFNSDGETWLLQRKTAALEFTTRTLRQAMARWVSRTIRTRLWVILEKAAKDHTSVDLQDILLRLTFDNICGLTFGKDPETLSVEMPENPFAIAFDSATEATLQRLLYPGFLWRLKKIFDLGAEKRLRRSLSIVENYMTEALDARKQTPSDDLLSRFMKKRDIDGNLFSNSILKRIALNFVLAGRDTSSVALSWFFWLVMNTPRVEEKILKEISNVLQKTRGRDTXEKWIEEPLTFDEADQLVYLKAALAETLRLYPSVPEDFKYVVSDDILPDGTELPAGSTVTYSIYSMGRMKNIWGADCMEFKPERWLSESGDQFEPVKDAYKFVAFNGGPRTCLGKDLAYLQMKSVASAVLLRYRLSLVPGHRVEQKMSLTLFMKNGLKVYLKPRALLVTMPM; translated from the exons ATGGACATTCTATTACTTTTCTTCTGCTTAGCAACGGTTGTATCAGCTTATTGCCTATGGTTTTGGCCGCTAGCAAGAAAACTCACCGGCCCGAAGGCATGGCCGCTCGTCGGTAGCCTTCCGCATCTATTCGTCAATCGGAGTCGAATCCATGACTGGATAGCCGGAAACCTCCTTTCGACAGGCAGCGCCGCAACGTATCAAACATGCACCATAGCCATCCCGTTCTTGGCTAGGAAACAAGGGTTCTACACAGTCACGTGTCACCCGAAAAACATAGAACACATTCTTCGGACCCGGTTCTGTAACTATCCGAAAGGCCCTACTTGGCAAACCGCCTTTCATGATCTTTTGGGACAAGGGATATTCAACAGTGATGGTGAGACATGGCTGCTGCAGCGAAAAACTGCCGCTCTTGAGTTCACCACAAGGACTCTTCGCCAAGCGATGGCTCGTTGGGTGAGCCGAACAATACGAACTCGTTTGTGGGTTATCTTGGAGAAGGCAGCTAAAGATCACACATCAGTAGATTTGCAAGATATTTTGCTTCGTTTAACGTTTGATAATATATGTGGGCTTACGTTTGGGAAGGACCCGGAAACATTGTCAGTTGAAATGCCTGAGAATCCATTTGCAATTGCGTTTGATTCTGCAACCGAAGCAACACTGCAGAGGCTGCTTTACCCTGGTTTTCTATGGAGATTGAAGAAAATTTTTGATTTGGGAGCTGAAAAGAGGTTGAGGAGAAGCCTGAGTATTGTGGAAAATTACATGACAGAAGCACTTGATGCACGAAAACAAACCCCATCAGATGATCTTTTGTCCCGTTTCATGAAGAAGAGAGATATCGATGGTAACCTCTTCTCAAACTCAATACTCAAACGGATAGCCTTAAACTTCGTTCTCGCGGGGCGGGACACATCGTCGGTGGCTCTAAGTTGGTTCTTCTGGCTCGTAATGAACACACCCCGAGTCGAAGAAAAGATCCTAAAGGAGATCTCGAATGTTCTCCAAAAAACCAGAGGCAGAGACAC CGAGAAATGGATTGAAGAGCCGCTGACATTTGATGAAGCAGACCAGCTAGTTTACCTAAAGGCAGCACTAGCCGAGACTCTCCGTCTGTACCCTTCTGTGCCCGAAGACTTCAAATACGTTGTCTCGGATGACATTTTGCCTGATGGGACGGAGCTACCTGCTGGTTCAACGGTGACATATTCGATATACTCCATGGGGAGGATGAAGAATATTTGGGGAGCCGATTGCATGGAATTTAAACCGGAGAGGTGGCTATCAGAAAGCGGAGACCAGTTCGAACCGGTTAAGGATGCGTACAAGTTTGTGGCGTTTAATGGTGGACCTAGGACTTGTTTAGGTAAGGACTTGGCTTATCTTCAGATGAAGTCAGTGGCATCAGCCGTGCTCCTACGGTACCGGCTGTCATTAGTTCCAGGCCACCGGGTCGAGCAGAAGATGTCTTTGACTTTATTCATGAAGAATGGGCTCAAAGTTTACTTGAAGCCACGTGCATTACTGGTGACGATGCCTATGTAA
- the LOC140836379 gene encoding chloroplast stem-loop binding protein of 41 kDa b, chloroplastic isoform X2, producing MGGTRFIGIFLSRLLVKEGHQVTLFTRGKAPIASQLPGESDADFNDFASKILHLKGDRMNFEFVKSRLSAEGFDVVYDINGREANEVEPILDALPNLEQYIYCSSAGVYLKTDYLPHFETDAVDPKSRHKGKLETESLLKSWGVNWTSIRPVYIYGPLNYNPVEEWFFHRLKAGRPIPIPNSGLQVTQLGHVKDLAVAFLRVLGNDKANKEVFNISGEKYVTFDGLARACAKAGGFPEPEIIHYNPKEFDFGKKKAFPFRDQHFFASVEKAKSLLGIVPEFNLVEGLTDSYNLDFGRGTFRKAADFATDDIILGKSLSLIA from the exons ATGGGAGGCACCAGATTCATTGGTATCTTTTTGTCCAGACTCCTTGTCAAAGAGGGCCATCAG GTTACTCTATTCACCAGAGGGAAAGCACCCATTGCCTCGCAGTTGCCGGGTGAATCAGATGCAGATTTTAACGATTTTGCATCCAAG ATCTTGCACTTGAAGGGAGACAGGATGAACTTTGAATTCGTAAAGAGCAGACTTTCGGCGGAAGGATTTGATGTTGTATATGATATCAATG GTCGTGAAGCAAATGAAGTGGAGCCAATTTTAGACGCTTTACCAAACCTTGAACA GTACATTTACTGCTCTTCAGCCGGAGTGTACCTGAAAACCGATTATCTTCCACATTTTGAG ACTGATGCAGTTGATCCAAAGAGCAGACACAAGGGCAAGCTAGAGACGGAGAGCTTATTAAAATCGTGGGGCGTAAATTGGACTTCTATCAGGCCGGTCTACATATACGGACCATTGAACTATAATCCAGTTGAAGAGTGGTTCTTCCACCGATTGAAAGCTGGTAGACCAATACCGATTCCCAATTCAGGATTGCAGGTCACACAACTTGGCCATGTGAAG GATCTTGCTGTTGCTTTTCTTCGAGTTCTTGGCAATGACAAAGCAAACAAAGAGGTTTTCAACATTTCCGGAGAAAAATACGTTACTTTTGATGGATTAGCGAGAGCATGTGCCAAG GCTGGTGGATTCCCAGAACCTGAGATTATTCACTACAACCCCAAGGAGTTCGATTTTGGTAAAAAGAAAGCTTTTCCATTCCGCGACCAG CATTTCTTCGCTTCGGTTGAAAAGGCGAAGAGCTTGCTGGGAATTGTGCCGGAATTCAATCTAGTGGAAGGTCTTACAGATTCCTACAACCTGGATTTTGGTAGGGGGACATTCAGGAAAGCAGCAGATTTCGCAACAGATGATATTATCCTAGGGAAGAGCCTTAGCCTTATTGCTTAG
- the LOC140836364 gene encoding uncharacterized protein codes for MGSKVATTPLCWSQPSVPPSPSLSQTLASAVSSPSTKRCSFGSGSGALFCRYSERSQFFDCRRESSKLHRSRSCDNFRFRVRTIRRASSASLSSFSDEEFSKNFQELMLRFQSLNDDMGTHGGTSEADKKISDYTEASCGHTNDSEVGFLENLKPFDAVEVPEFLERDEIIPANIERKANSVDIPLSLRMIKRRKQWQEGFVEAGQTAYCSMKKAFSSMVFIIRELHSYSLQMRQHLLYEDLRGILARVQNEIHESFVWLFQQVFSHTPTLMVYVMILLANYSVYSVANNTALASTTQVRAYTPTTGTVSVMEDKFDSSATRTLKLSSLNGKTTSIGGNNGGGGKQGPVASGIDGDGRFDDSNYHFHIVPDGMTSIENPTMPSGEEEPVSREVSDVEETSLWNSIVDEASKMQSLSRNEALDHETMQRFVSPVDARIEGEDHPEFFRTELQYQTGLAQDPRNPLLLANYAQFLYIVAQEFDRAEEYFKKATKVEPKDSEALNKYANFLWLVRKDLWAAEEMYLEAIAAEPGNSFYAANYAHFLWNTGGEDTCFPLDSPDLSTDD; via the exons ATGGGATCGAAAGTAGCTACAACCCCTTTATGTTGGTCGCAACCTTCTGTTCCACCTTCACCATCATTATCCCAGACTTTAGCCTCTGCAGTTTCCTCCCCATCCACAAAACGATGTAGTTTTGGCAGTGGTAGTGGAGCTTTGTTTTGTCGATATTCCGAGAGGTCCCAATTCTTTGATTGCCGCCGCGAATCTTCAAAGCTCCACAGGTCTCGATCTTGTGATAATTTTAGATTCCGGGTTCGAACCATCAGACGAGCTTCTTCCGCCAGCTTGAGTTCGTTTTCTGATGAAGAATTCTCCAAGAATTTTCAAGAGCTTATGCTTAGATTTCAATCGTTGAACGACGATATGGGTACTCATGGTGGTACGTCTGAAGCAGATAAAAAAATTTCTGATTATACGGAAGCTTCGTGCGGACATACCAATGATAGTGAGGTTGGATTCTTGGAAAATCTGAAGCCATTTGATGCTGTAGAGGTGCCTGAATTTCTTGAAAGAGATGAGATTATTCCGGCCAATATTGAGAGGAAGGCAAACAGTGTTGACATTCCACTGTCTCTCAGAATGATTAAGAGGAGAAAACAATGGCAAGAAGGGTTCGTGGAGGCTGGACAGACAGCTTACTGCTCGATGAAAAAGGCCTTTTCATCAATGGTTTTCATAATACGAGAGCTTCATAGTTACTCTCTGCAGATGCGGCAGCATTTGTTATACGAAGATTTACGAGGGATCTTGGCTCGAGTTCAGAACGAGATACATGAATCTTTTGTGTGGTTGTTTCAGCAAGTATTTTCCCATACACCAACTTTGATGGTCTATGTGATGATACTTCTTGCGAATTATAGTGTTTATTCTGTGGCAAATAATACCGCTTTAGCATCCACAACACAAGTAAGAGCGTATACACCCACGACAGGAACGGTCTCGGTGATGGAGGATAAGTTTGATTCGTCTGCTACAAGGACATTGAAATTGTCTTCTTTGAATGGGAAGACGACTTCAATAGGTGGAAATAATGGCGGTGGAGGGAAACAAGGACCTGTTGCTAGTGGAATAgatggagatggaagatttgaTGACTCGAATTATCACTTTCATATTGTTCCCGATGGAATGACTTCAATTGAGAACCCTACGATGCCTAGTGGAGAAGAAGAACCGGTTTCAAGGGAAGTGTCTGATGTGGAAGAGACGAGCTTGTGGAATTCAATAGTAGACGAGGCTTCAAAAATGCAGAGTTTATCAAGAAACGAAGCTTTGGATCATGAAACAATGCAAAGATTCGTGTCGCCGGTGGATGCAAGGATTGAAGGTGAAGATCATCCGGAGTTTTTCAGAACAGAGCTGCAATACCAAACTGGCTTGGCACAAGATCCCAGGAATCCCCTTTTGCTAGCAAATTATGCTCAATTTCTTTACATCGTTGCACAAGAATTCGACAG AGCAGAAGAGTACTTCAAGAAAGCCACAAAAGTGGAGCCAAAGGATTCAGAAGCATTGAACAAATACGCTAACTTTCTATGGTTGGTGAGGAAAGACCTTTGGGCCGCAGAAGAGATGTATTTGGAAGCCATTGCTGCAGAACCTGGGAATTCATTTTATGCTGCGAATTACGCCCATTTCCTATGGAACACTGGCGGGGAAGACACTTGTTTTCCTCTCGACTCTCCTGATCTCAGCACTGATGATTAG
- the LOC140836354 gene encoding inositol 3-kinase, which yields MTKKMRQGGVVSCLVVGNYCHDVLIKDGELLAESLGGAASFIAEVLDGLSVAATFISKVGSDFSYAVNHPPLVSAYSRTTLFHAHFSSQIQRQDRVLKRVRFCEPITPLDLPDSRFEYGLAVGVGGEILPETLERMLDICETVFVDVQGLIRAFDEDDGTVRLVQLKDSKFYNLLPRIGFLKASADEAPYIDVDEAKKLCCLVVTNGKDGCTLYYRDDEQQIAPFPTVQVDPTGAGDSFLGGFVAGLALGMAAPDAALLGNFFGSLTVGQMGLPKFDSGLLQRVQEEVHRKRLRLFECHEPGKDSSLFMKPLDHEDFITALSTAKSLLTCPNPKSQVGLATLPKVVEHYNHLPSGQSKQFPGFVFDEPIWSGDEVP from the exons ATGACCAAAAAGATGAGACAAGGCGGAGTTGTTTCATGCCTGGTGGTTGGAAACTATTGCCATGACGTGTTGATCAAGGACGGCGAGCTGTTAGCGGAATCCCTCGGCGGTGCCGCCTCCTTCATCGCCGAAGTGCTCGATGGTCTCTCTGTTGCCGCCACTTTCATCTCTAAAGTGGGTTCCGATTTTTCCTACGCAGTAAACCACCCACCCCTCGTTTCAGCTTATTCCAGAACAACCCTCTTCCATGCTCACTTCTCTTCTCAAATCCAACGACAAGACCGCGTGCTCAAAAGGGTTCGATTCTGCGAGCCAATTACGCCCTTGGATCTCCCCGACTCGCGATTCGAGTACGGTTTGGCAGTTGGCGTGGGTGGAGAGATCTTGCCGGAAACGCTGGAGCGAATGCTcgatatttgtgagacggtgtTTGTAGATGTTCAAGGATTGATCCGGGCCTTCGATGAAGACGATGGAACAGTGAGGCTTGTTCAATTGAAGGATTCAAAATTCTATAATTTACTCCCAAGAATTGGGTTCTTGAAGGCATCAGCTGACGAGGCGCCGTATATTGATGTTGACGAGGCGAAGAAATTGTGTTGCCTGGTAGTGACGAATGGAAAGGATGGATGTACCCTCTATTACAGGGATGATGAGCAGCAAATTGCTCCCTTTCCGACTGTACAGGTCGATCCCACTGGCGCTGGGGATAGTTTTCTGGGTGGCTTTGTTGCTGGGCTTGCGCTGGGGATGGCAGCGCCAGATGCTGCTTTATTGGGGAACTTTTTTGGATCACTCACCGTTGGGCAAATGGGGCTTCCCAAATTTGATTCGGGTTTATTGCAG AGAGTCCAGGAAGAAGTGCACCGGAAGAGGTTGCGGTTGTTCGAATGCCATGAACCGGGAAAAGACAGTTCACTATTTATGAAACCTTTAGATCACGAAGATTTCATTACAGCGCTTTCTACAGCAAAATCATTGCTCACGTGTCCTAACCCAAAAAGCCAGGTGGGGCTGGCAACTTTGCCTAAAGTGGTAGAACACTATAACCACTTACCCTCCGGTCAGTCAAAACAATTTCCGGGCTTCGTTTTTGATGAACCAATTTGGTCCGGTGATGAAGTACCTTGA